Proteins encoded within one genomic window of Bradyrhizobium sp. AZCC 1719:
- a CDS encoding RNA polymerase sigma factor: MAFDVQDLFRRHSQELKRFLRRRGHSAETAADITQDTFLRVLASPPGEVCSNHNPKAYLYQVSRNLSVNHHRRESLIQTTDLDDAAKVADPAPSAERVVYSRQCLAQTRQALAELPERTRMAFEMHRLGERTIQEVAGELNLSTGRTWGLIREAYRHLLTRVDNL; encoded by the coding sequence GTGGCGTTCGATGTCCAAGACCTGTTTCGGCGGCATAGCCAGGAGCTAAAGCGCTTCCTGCGGCGGCGCGGTCATAGCGCCGAGACGGCCGCCGACATCACCCAGGATACCTTCCTGCGGGTACTGGCGTCGCCGCCGGGCGAGGTGTGCTCCAACCACAATCCCAAGGCCTATCTGTATCAAGTCTCGCGCAATCTAAGCGTCAACCACCACCGCCGTGAAAGCCTGATCCAGACCACCGACCTTGATGATGCCGCCAAGGTCGCCGATCCGGCGCCGTCGGCCGAGAGAGTCGTCTATTCGCGTCAGTGCCTGGCGCAGACACGGCAGGCGCTGGCCGAGTTGCCCGAGCGCACCCGCATGGCCTTCGAGATGCACCGGCTCGGCGAGCGCACCATCCAGGAAGTGGCGGGGGAGTTGAACCTGTCGACCGGACGGACCTGGGGGCTGATCCGGGAGGCCTATCGGCATCTCTTGACGCGGGTCGACAATCTCTGA
- a CDS encoding FecR family protein: MIGSVIGLGAIGVGYSVLPDILARSRADHVTAKGEIRRVTLPDGSVATLGPDSAIAVDFAVQRRRIELLAGMCFFDVASEPQRPFSVQMAELTATALGTAFDVSNDDGGMLSVAVDHGVVETRAPSSRLATGARLQAGEWVTFDRATHAVERGSREASHIASWRENFIIAEKEAVSALVARIGRWIPGRIVMADPFIGSQRVSGIFDLNDPKRALEAVVHPAGARVRQVSSFLTIVSPL; this comes from the coding sequence GTGATCGGTAGCGTGATCGGCCTCGGCGCCATCGGCGTCGGTTATTCTGTTCTCCCCGACATCCTCGCCCGCAGCCGTGCTGATCACGTCACCGCAAAGGGTGAAATTCGCCGCGTCACCCTTCCTGACGGAAGCGTGGCGACGCTCGGACCGGACAGCGCGATCGCGGTTGATTTTGCGGTACAGCGCCGCCGCATTGAGCTACTGGCAGGCATGTGTTTCTTCGATGTTGCGTCAGAGCCGCAGCGCCCCTTCTCCGTGCAGATGGCCGAGCTGACAGCGACGGCGTTGGGAACGGCTTTCGACGTTTCCAACGATGACGGTGGCATGCTCAGCGTCGCTGTGGATCACGGCGTTGTCGAGACGCGAGCGCCCAGCTCGCGGCTCGCAACGGGGGCGAGGCTTCAGGCCGGCGAATGGGTGACCTTCGATCGCGCGACACATGCTGTCGAGCGTGGCTCGCGCGAGGCGAGCCACATCGCGTCATGGCGCGAGAATTTCATCATCGCCGAGAAGGAGGCAGTATCGGCGCTGGTTGCCCGTATCGGCCGCTGGATTCCAGGCCGCATTGTGATGGCCGACCCGTTCATCGGTTCACAGCGGGTAAGCGGCATCTTTGATTTGAACGATCCTAAACGCGCGCTAGAAGCCGTTGTTCATCCAGCAGGTG